Part of the Desulfovibrio sp. ZJ209 genome, GCTCATGCTGGAAGGGCTCGACCAGTCGCACATCATCGGCGGCGAGCCCGTGGGCTTGACGCCGCCGCCCGTGCCCGGATTCATGCCGACTGGGCCCGCCAGCCCCGCGCCTGACCCGGAAAACGCCATCGACGAAGGCGTGGAGCCCACGCCCGAAGTTCTCGGCGGCGATGATGGTGGCCTGCCCTCCGGTGTGGCGGCCGCTCCTGAAAGCGAGGCTGCGCCGCCGCGCAAGAAGCGCCTTGGGTGCGCGCTCATGGGGGTCCTCCTGCTCGTGGGCTGGCTCGGGGCCGGCGTGGCCCTCTGGCACGGCGCCATGCGCACGCCCGCGGCCTCGCCGACGCCCACGGCCGCCGCCGAAGCGGGCGAGGCGGCGGATGAACCGTCCTTTTCCCTCTTTCCGCGCACCGACCCGGACGGCGAGCCCACCTATGAGGAAGAGGAAAAGCCCAGGTCTTGAAAAAAAATGCCAGGTGCGAAATACTTGGCTCACACATGGAGAAACCGGCGGGGCGCACCCGGCCGAGGCACAAGGGAGCGGGGCATGACGGCAGAAGGCACGCAGGGAACGAAGCGGATGCGCATCGGCTGGATCGGCACCGGCGTCATGGGGCATTCCATGGCCGGCCATCTGCTGGACGCGGGCTGGCCGCTCATCGTCTATACCCGCAGCAAGGGCAAGGCCGAGCCGCTCATCGCGCGCGGCGCCGCCTGGGCCGACAGCCCGGCGGCCGTGGCGGCAGCTTCTGATGCGGTCTTTTCCATCGTGGGTTATCCCTCCGATGTGGAAGCCGTCATGCTCGGGCCAGACGGCGCCCTCGGCGGGCTCGCAGCGGGGGGCATCCTGTGCGACATGACCACCTCGAGCCCGGAGCTCGCCCGGCGCATCGCCGCCGAGGCAGCGGCAAAGGGCTGCACCAGCCTCGACGCGCCGGTGACTGGCGGCGACGTGGGCGCGCGCGAGGCCACGCTGTCCATCTTCGTGGGCGGCGACGCCGCCGCGCTTGCGAAGCTGCGCCCCTGCTTCGAGGCCATGGGCAAGCGGATCATGCACTGCGGCGCCCCGGGCACGGGCCAGCAGGCCAAGCTCGCCAACCAGATCGCCGTGGCCGGCGTCATGTTCAGCGTGTGTGAGTCCATGCTTTTCGCGCAGGAGGCCGGGCTCGACGTGGCCGAGTGGCTTGAGCTCGTGGTGCCCGGCGCCGGCGGCAGCACCGCCATGAACACCCTGGGCCGGCGCCTGCTCAAGCGCGACTATGCGCCCGGTTTCTTCATCGACCATTTCATCAAGGATCTCGGCCTCTGCCTCGAGGAGTGCCGCCGCATGAAGCTGGTGCTTCCCGGCGCCACCCTGGCCGAGGAATTTTACCGGATGATGCAGGCCAGGGGCCATGGACAGGACGGCACCCAGGCCCTCATCCGCTGCCTGGCCGACCTCTCCGGCAAGGAGTGGCGCGGGCAGCCCTGAACGCTGCGCCCGGACGCGCATTGTGCGCGGCTTGCGACGCGCGGCATGACCGCCGTGTGCGGGAGAACTCGCCATGTCGTACACGCCGCCCCAAAATCCTCTGGAAGATCCGGCGCTTGCGCCCTACCATGACTTTCTTGTCCGGCGCAGCCGCGATTTCACCGCGGAAATGGAGCGCATCACCGCGACGTACGGTTCGTTGCGCGCCTATGCCGACCTCTACAAGACCTTCGGGCTGCGCCTCGTCCACGACGCCGACGGCGGAAGCCATTGGCGCTGGCGGGAATACATGCCCCACGCCGAGGAGGTGTGGCTGACCACGAGCCGCCTCAACTTCCAGCGGCGCGCGAGCAACCGCTTCCAGCGCAAGGAGGGCGGCGTCTTCGAGCTTACCTTGCCCCGCGACGCGCTGGAACACGGCGAATATGTGGAATTGCGCGTCCAGCCGAAGGGGAGCATGGCGGCCGGCCTTGGCAAGACGCCGCCGCCACTCCGGCGCGTGCCCGCCTTCGCCGACTGGGTGGAGCAGGACAAGGCGGTGCCCGAGCAGTGGTGCGCGCGCGTCTGGTGCCCGGCCGAGCCCTACCAGTTCAGGCACCGCCGCCCGGGGCCGCTCGTCTTTCCGCGCATCTATGAGGCGCATGTGGGCATGGCGCAATCCTCCCTTGACCACAAGGGCGACAGCGTGGGCACCTATGACTACTTCATCAGCTCCGTCCTGCCGCGTATCAAGGCGGACGGCTATACCGCCGTGCAGCTCATGGGCATCCTCGAGCATCCGCTCTACCGCTCCTTCGGCTACCAGGTGAGCAGCTATTTCGCGCCGAGCTCCCGCTACGGCACGCCCGACGGCTTCAAGGCCCTGGTGGACGCGGCCCACGGCCTCGGGCTCGCCGTCATCCTCGACATCACCCACAGCCACGCGGCCTCCAATACCGAGCAGGGCCTCGCCGCCTATGACGGCAGCCACTACTTCTTCAGCAGCAAGGTCAACCAGTGGGGCACGCCCTCCTTTGACTACAGCCAGGAGATGACCCGGCGCTTCCTGCTCTCCAATTGCCGCTACTGGCTGGAAGAATACCGGCTCGACGGCTTCCGCTTCGACGCCGTGGGCAACATGCTCTATATCGACCACGGGCGCGACGACGACTTCTCCCATGTGGGGCGCTGCTTCTTCGGCAAGGACGGAGAGCCGCGCGAGGACGCCGCGGGCGAGCTGTATCTCTGCCTCGCCAACGCCCTCGTGCATGAGGAGGTGCCCCACGGCGTGACCATCGCCGAGGAGTTCTCCGGCATGCCGGGGCTCACCTGCCCGCCCTCGGAGGGCGGCCTGGGCTTTGATTACCGCTTTGCCATGGGCATCCCCGACTATTGGGCCAAGGCCGTGGAAAACCCGCGGGACATGGGCAGCCTCTGGTACGAGATGACCAATCACCGCCCCTATGACCGCACCATCAGCTATGTGGAGTGCCACGACCAGTGCATCAACGGCGACGACGCCATGATCTGGCGCCTGCTCGGCGACGCCATGTACACCGGCATGGGCAAGGACTCGGAAAGCTGGAACATCTCGCGCGGGCTGGCTTTTTACCGCCTCATGCGGCTCATCACGCTGGCAACGGCCGACGCGGGCTATCTCAACTTC contains:
- a CDS encoding NAD(P)-dependent oxidoreductase; the protein is MTAEGTQGTKRMRIGWIGTGVMGHSMAGHLLDAGWPLIVYTRSKGKAEPLIARGAAWADSPAAVAAASDAVFSIVGYPSDVEAVMLGPDGALGGLAAGGILCDMTTSSPELARRIAAEAAAKGCTSLDAPVTGGDVGAREATLSIFVGGDAAALAKLRPCFEAMGKRIMHCGAPGTGQQAKLANQIAVAGVMFSVCESMLFAQEAGLDVAEWLELVVPGAGGSTAMNTLGRRLLKRDYAPGFFIDHFIKDLGLCLEECRRMKLVLPGATLAEEFYRMMQARGHGQDGTQALIRCLADLSGKEWRGQP
- a CDS encoding alpha amylase C-terminal domain-containing protein, whose product is MSYTPPQNPLEDPALAPYHDFLVRRSRDFTAEMERITATYGSLRAYADLYKTFGLRLVHDADGGSHWRWREYMPHAEEVWLTTSRLNFQRRASNRFQRKEGGVFELTLPRDALEHGEYVELRVQPKGSMAAGLGKTPPPLRRVPAFADWVEQDKAVPEQWCARVWCPAEPYQFRHRRPGPLVFPRIYEAHVGMAQSSLDHKGDSVGTYDYFISSVLPRIKADGYTAVQLMGILEHPLYRSFGYQVSSYFAPSSRYGTPDGFKALVDAAHGLGLAVILDITHSHAASNTEQGLAAYDGSHYFFSSKVNQWGTPSFDYSQEMTRRFLLSNCRYWLEEYRLDGFRFDAVGNMLYIDHGRDDDFSHVGRCFFGKDGEPREDAAGELYLCLANALVHEEVPHGVTIAEEFSGMPGLTCPPSEGGLGFDYRFAMGIPDYWAKAVENPRDMGSLWYEMTNHRPYDRTISYVECHDQCINGDDAMIWRLLGDAMYTGMGKDSESWNISRGLAFYRLMRLITLATADAGYLNFMGNEFGHPEWLDADEHAHRQWHLADQPDLKYSGLAAWDKAQLVGLVGEHLKDFCKPPLFRYIHEEDRLLAFERGRLLFAFNFSETSAREGLLFAVTPGKYVELLSSDEPRFGGHGNLDITKPPLEHFTRPLADRPEQDIELYLPPMVALVLHRED